Proteins encoded within one genomic window of Lysinibacillus sphaericus:
- a CDS encoding LTA synthase family protein produces the protein MKLTKWPKHSFMILAIVATWIKTVIVYHTSFELKIENAMQQFILFINPLSFLLFVYGLSLFFKTPKIRNRYIITMSIVLSIVLYGNVAFYRFYNDFITLPVLFQTSNFSDLGTSAAAIINPWDLLYFADVFIIIIANKYLPKMKAAVKVNVEFRRAFFVLAIAMTFLNLGLAETERPQLLTRSFDRELLVKNIGTYNYHLYDIYIQSKSSAQRALADGSELVEVNNYIRSNQAAINEDMFGKYKDRNLIVVSLESLQNFVINNDMNGHEITPFFNSLTKDPDTYYFSNFYHQTGLGKTSDSEFIVENSLFGLGRGAVFFTHGGNTYNSMAERLGENGYFTNVMHPNNKSFWNRDIMYQSLKIDKFYDVDSYKVEEGQAVNWGMKDIPFMEQSAALMKDMPQPFYSRLITLTNHYPFTLDPEDVMIPEYTSNSGTLNRYFQTVRYMDEALKDFFQDLKDQGVYDNSIIVMYGDHYGISENHNKAMAQYLEKDGITPYDNALLQEVPLFIHIPGDGQGKEMTEVSGQIDLRPTILHLLGVETSKDMQLGADLFSPEHEDFVIFRDGRFITDKYVYAGEACYDKATGEQIDVAPCQPYADRATTELENSDAIINGDLLRFYDEKTGNLKQNAVK, from the coding sequence ATGAAATTAACTAAGTGGCCTAAACATTCATTTATGATACTAGCAATCGTAGCAACTTGGATAAAAACGGTCATTGTGTACCACACAAGCTTTGAGTTGAAAATTGAAAATGCAATGCAACAATTTATTTTGTTTATTAATCCATTAAGTTTTTTACTGTTTGTTTATGGATTATCGTTATTCTTTAAAACACCTAAAATAAGAAATCGCTATATAATCACTATGAGTATCGTATTATCGATTGTTTTATACGGAAACGTTGCGTTCTATCGATTCTACAATGACTTTATTACATTGCCGGTATTATTCCAGACAAGTAACTTTAGTGATTTAGGAACTTCCGCTGCAGCTATTATTAATCCATGGGATCTTTTATATTTTGCAGATGTCTTTATTATTATTATCGCTAATAAGTACTTACCTAAAATGAAAGCAGCAGTAAAAGTAAACGTTGAATTCCGCCGTGCATTTTTCGTGTTAGCTATTGCGATGACATTTTTAAACTTAGGTTTAGCGGAAACAGAGCGTCCACAATTATTAACACGTAGCTTCGACCGCGAACTACTTGTTAAAAATATAGGTACGTACAACTATCATCTGTATGATATTTATATCCAGTCAAAATCATCTGCACAACGCGCATTAGCGGATGGCAGTGAATTAGTAGAAGTGAATAACTACATTCGTTCTAACCAAGCAGCGATTAACGAAGATATGTTTGGAAAATACAAAGATCGTAACTTAATTGTCGTGTCTCTCGAGTCATTACAAAACTTTGTGATTAATAATGATATGAATGGACACGAAATTACGCCATTCTTTAACTCTTTAACAAAAGATCCAGATACGTATTATTTCAGTAATTTCTATCACCAAACAGGGTTAGGGAAAACATCGGACTCTGAGTTTATTGTAGAAAACTCATTATTTGGTCTTGGCCGTGGTGCGGTCTTCTTCACACATGGTGGTAATACGTATAACTCAATGGCAGAGCGTCTTGGGGAAAATGGGTACTTTACAAACGTTATGCACCCGAACAATAAATCGTTCTGGAATCGTGATATAATGTACCAATCTTTAAAAATTGATAAATTCTATGATGTAGACTCATATAAAGTAGAAGAAGGCCAAGCTGTCAACTGGGGTATGAAAGATATTCCGTTTATGGAGCAGTCCGCTGCATTGATGAAAGACATGCCACAGCCATTCTACTCTCGTTTAATTACGTTAACAAACCACTATCCATTCACTTTAGATCCAGAAGACGTGATGATTCCTGAATACACATCAAACTCAGGAACGTTAAATCGCTACTTCCAAACAGTTCGTTACATGGATGAGGCGCTAAAAGACTTCTTCCAAGATCTAAAAGACCAAGGCGTTTATGATAATTCGATTATCGTTATGTATGGAGACCATTATGGAATTTCCGAAAACCATAATAAAGCAATGGCACAATATTTAGAAAAAGACGGCATTACACCGTATGATAATGCATTATTGCAAGAAGTACCTTTATTCATCCATATCCCTGGCGATGGTCAAGGGAAAGAGATGACAGAGGTATCTGGACAAATAGATTTACGACCAACTATTTTACATTTACTTGGCGTTGAAACGTCAAAAGATATGCAACTTGGTGCAGATTTATTCTCACCAGAGCACGAGGATTTCGTTATTTTCCGTGACGGCCGATTCATTACAGATAAATACGTTTATGCTGGTGAGGCTTGCTACGACAAAGCAACAGGGGAACAAATTGATGTAGCGCCTTGTCAACCTTATGCAGACCGAGCAACAACGGAATTAGAAAATTCGGATGCCATCATAAACGGGGACTTACTCCGATTCTATGATGAAAAAACAGGCAATTTAAAACAAAATGCAGTGAAGTAA
- a CDS encoding TlpA family protein disulfide reductase, whose protein sequence is MMKRKTILMVISLVVVLALIGIAVKNEIYKESQPNLIVDKQTGAKMLNFKSPLTRLDESSTTLEEYKGNILIINFWASWCGPCHEEAPDLNTFYEQKPNNVELLAINATSNDSRENAIKFQQLYNLSFPIFLDHDRALGKAFEVMAYPTTFIIDAEGTLRYTVEGQVTQKDLQQFLSHL, encoded by the coding sequence ATGATGAAACGTAAAACGATATTAATGGTCATCTCGTTAGTAGTTGTACTGGCACTCATTGGTATTGCTGTGAAAAATGAAATATACAAAGAGAGCCAACCTAATTTGATTGTAGATAAACAAACAGGGGCAAAGATGCTTAACTTTAAAAGCCCTTTAACACGCTTAGATGAATCCTCAACAACGTTAGAAGAATATAAAGGGAACATTCTAATTATTAATTTTTGGGCTTCTTGGTGCGGTCCCTGTCATGAGGAAGCGCCGGACTTAAATACTTTTTATGAGCAAAAACCAAATAATGTTGAGTTGCTCGCAATCAATGCAACTTCAAATGATAGTCGTGAAAATGCAATCAAGTTTCAACAATTATACAATTTAAGTTTTCCTATTTTCTTAGATCATGATCGAGCACTCGGGAAGGCTTTCGAAGTCATGGCTTACCCTACTACCTTTATTATTGATGCTGAGGGGACTTTGAGATATACAGTGGAGGGGCAAGTTACACAAAAGGACTTACAACAGTTCCTATCGCATCTATAA
- a CDS encoding DUF2759 domain-containing protein → MNLLMVIFGLVAILAVVGTFQAIKEKNLLSIVFNLASAGVFGWFVIMTIVHSGYPPALH, encoded by the coding sequence ATGAACTTATTAATGGTTATTTTTGGTCTAGTAGCGATTTTAGCTGTCGTTGGTACATTCCAAGCAATTAAAGAAAAAAACTTACTAAGCATTGTTTTCAACTTAGCAAGTGCTGGGGTATTCGGTTGGTTCGTCATCATGACAATCGTTCATAGTGGATATCCTCCAGCGTTACACTAA
- a CDS encoding MBL fold metallo-hydrolase produces the protein MMNVRSYSLGPIQTNCYIVSNKEKECLIFDPGEEATKIIKVIRSNGLKPLAIFLTHAHFDHIGAVDEVREAFNIPVWIHEKEVSWLDDPMKNGSGKYASLPDYKVAAPAKEHIIKKEQLFEISNFVFNAVFTPGHSPGSISYIFEQDGFAIVGDTLFEQSIGRTDLLGGSTKLLLASIHDKLLSLPEDTIVYPGHGNYTTIGTEMETNPFLNGF, from the coding sequence ATGATGAACGTACGAAGCTATTCCCTTGGACCAATCCAAACGAATTGTTATATCGTATCGAATAAAGAGAAAGAATGCTTAATATTTGATCCAGGCGAAGAAGCGACAAAAATTATAAAGGTAATTCGCAGCAATGGATTAAAGCCATTGGCCATTTTTTTAACACATGCCCATTTTGATCATATTGGTGCAGTGGATGAAGTCAGAGAAGCTTTTAATATTCCTGTGTGGATTCATGAAAAAGAGGTTAGCTGGCTAGATGACCCGATGAAAAATGGTTCTGGTAAATATGCTTCTTTACCAGATTATAAGGTTGCTGCTCCTGCTAAAGAACATATTATTAAAAAAGAGCAACTTTTTGAAATAAGTAATTTTGTATTTAATGCCGTATTTACTCCCGGCCATTCACCTGGTAGTATTTCATATATTTTTGAACAAGATGGTTTTGCCATCGTTGGAGATACATTATTCGAACAAAGTATAGGGCGTACAGATTTACTTGGAGGATCAACAAAACTATTACTTGCATCCATTCATGACAAACTCCTATCATTGCCTGAAGATACCATTGTTTACCCTGGTCATGGGAATTACACAACCATTGGTACAGAAATGGAAACGAATCCTTTCTTAAATGGCTTTTAA
- a CDS encoding DUF2626 family protein: MDNMYKVMAFWTGIFAVMFYLGGMNEVSLLFVGNTGLFLLLGFLNLSERMYMYIFGAYLTVFFAGFTYYTTFIHVPGGGH; encoded by the coding sequence ATGGATAATATGTATAAAGTTATGGCATTCTGGACAGGTATTTTTGCAGTTATGTTCTACCTTGGTGGTATGAACGAGGTATCGCTATTATTCGTAGGTAATACAGGTTTATTCTTATTATTAGGCTTCTTGAACCTTTCAGAACGTATGTACATGTACATTTTCGGAGCATATTTAACTGTATTCTTCGCTGGCTTCACGTACTATACAACATTCATTCACGTACCTGGTGGCGGTCATTAA
- a CDS encoding helix-turn-helix transcriptional regulator, giving the protein MIHPLKITSTLADETRYSIYEYILKEKKTVTVQNIADKFSIHPNVARLHLTKLSEINIITADFAKTGKGGRPGRVYKASEKGVSLTFPRRDEERLLKWTIQLVQELGPSALIKCQEISYQDGYQQMRNYVNAELKLNNMLSFEQKLQLLTDNAALIGYTPQIQQTEKGKKVIFSIFNCPFQEQLNTHSDIVCTLHESYLKGQLNALFSSNEFIQIESMVHNCDLCKYEINVTEIDS; this is encoded by the coding sequence ATGATCCATCCATTAAAAATTACTAGTACTTTAGCCGACGAAACGAGGTACTCCATTTATGAGTATATTTTAAAAGAGAAAAAAACGGTAACAGTACAAAATATTGCTGATAAATTCAGCATTCATCCAAATGTTGCACGCCTTCACTTAACCAAGCTCTCAGAAATTAATATTATTACAGCAGATTTCGCAAAAACTGGTAAAGGTGGACGACCTGGTCGTGTTTATAAGGCATCAGAAAAAGGTGTTTCACTAACATTCCCTAGACGTGATGAAGAGCGCTTATTAAAATGGACGATCCAATTAGTACAAGAGTTAGGACCATCTGCTTTAATTAAATGTCAGGAAATTAGTTATCAAGATGGCTATCAACAAATGAGAAATTATGTAAATGCTGAATTAAAACTTAATAACATGCTATCCTTCGAACAAAAGCTTCAGCTATTAACAGACAATGCTGCATTAATTGGCTATACTCCACAAATACAGCAAACGGAAAAAGGGAAAAAAGTTATTTTCTCCATTTTTAATTGCCCATTCCAAGAGCAGCTTAATACCCACTCGGACATCGTTTGTACTTTACACGAATCTTACTTAAAAGGACAATTAAATGCATTATTTTCTAGTAATGAATTTATCCAAATCGAAAGCATGGTACATAACTGCGATTTATGCAAATATGAAATTAACGTGACAGAAATCGATAGCTAA